A part of Parvimonas micra genomic DNA contains:
- a CDS encoding ASCH domain-containing protein, translating into MSDKIKKYWEQFCDEKNISKDTKYEAWSFGNTKEMADELADLVNRGIKTATTGAYELYEEDEDIPKVGEYNIILDGSGEPKCITITRVVEILAYNLISSNHAWLEGEGDRSYEYWKKVHDEYFTEEFKECNKEFYEQAPMVCEVFEKVY; encoded by the coding sequence ATGTCTGATAAAATTAAAAAATATTGGGAACAATTTTGTGATGAAAAGAATATTTCTAAGGATACAAAATATGAAGCATGGAGTTTCGGAAACACAAAAGAAATGGCTGATGAGTTAGCTGATTTAGTAAATAGGGGAATTAAAACTGCCACAACTGGAGCTTATGAGCTATATGAAGAAGATGAAGATATTCCAAAGGTTGGTGAATACAATATTATTTTAGATGGTTCAGGAGAACCGAAATGTATTACGATAACAAGAGTAGTCGAGATTTTAGCTTATAATTTAATATCATCTAATCATGCTTGGCTTGAGGGTGAGGGTGATAGAAGTTATGAGTATTGGAAAAAAGTTCACGATGAATATTTTACTGAAGAATTTAAAGAATGCAATAAAGAGTTTTATGAACAAGCTCCTATGGTATGTGAAGTATTTGAAAAAGTGTATTAA
- the glmS gene encoding glutamine--fructose-6-phosphate transaminase (isomerizing) has product MCGIVGYIGSSNAIDIILNGLETLEYRGYDSSGIAFLDNNKIDVVKIVGRISNLREKLESEYKNKISNIGVGHTRWATHGVPSNENSHPHLSMNSKFAVVHNGIIENYLLLKEELLKKNFVFKSETDTEVIPQLLEDLDDGDFLSTVFKMRDKVKGSYAFGILRQDTNELIGTRKESPLIVGVGDNEFYIASDVIAVLKYTRDVIYLENGDLIHFKDGKYTIYDENNNVVKREIKHIDWSVESATKDGYNHFMLKEIYEQPKVIEETFRRRLNENDKLILDGMESLLEGNLKKFNKCYVVACGTAYHSGLVSREILEKALRFPVIVDVASEFRYSDRMIDDKTLVIIISQSGETADTLAALREAKTKGATILSVTNVVGSSIARESDNVFYTWAGPEIAVASTKGYTTQVTALYMIALKFAEILGTISDDEYKNIINHLKELPSKIELLLKDTEIYKKIALELKDKTTCFYLGRGLDYYTAMESALKLKEISYIYTESFAAGELKHGTIALIEDGTPVFVIATQERLYEKVISNVKEVKARGAKVFEITHLDNNLDVSDERILIPGTIEILMPIISVVASQLIAYYASLAKGNDVDKPRNLAKSVTVE; this is encoded by the coding sequence ATGTGCGGTATTGTTGGATATATTGGCAGTTCAAATGCCATTGATATAATTTTAAATGGACTAGAAACTTTAGAATATAGAGGATATGATTCATCAGGAATTGCATTTTTAGATAATAATAAGATAGATGTTGTTAAAATTGTTGGAAGAATTAGTAATTTAAGAGAAAAATTAGAAAGTGAATATAAAAATAAAATTTCAAATATTGGAGTAGGTCATACAAGATGGGCTACACATGGAGTTCCTTCAAATGAAAATTCACATCCACATTTGAGTATGAATTCAAAGTTTGCAGTTGTTCATAATGGAATAATTGAAAATTATTTACTTTTGAAAGAAGAACTTTTAAAGAAGAATTTTGTTTTTAAATCTGAAACTGATACTGAAGTTATTCCTCAATTATTGGAAGATTTAGATGATGGAGATTTCTTAAGCACTGTTTTCAAGATGAGAGATAAGGTTAAGGGAAGTTATGCCTTTGGTATTTTAAGACAGGATACTAATGAACTTATCGGAACAAGAAAAGAAAGTCCATTGATTGTGGGCGTTGGAGATAACGAATTTTATATTGCTTCAGATGTTATTGCAGTTTTAAAATATACAAGAGATGTTATCTATCTTGAAAATGGAGATTTAATTCATTTTAAAGATGGAAAATATACTATTTATGACGAAAATAATAATGTTGTAAAAAGAGAGATTAAACATATTGATTGGTCCGTTGAATCAGCTACTAAGGACGGATATAATCATTTTATGTTAAAAGAAATTTACGAACAACCAAAAGTAATTGAAGAAACTTTCCGTAGAAGATTAAATGAAAATGATAAATTAATCTTAGATGGAATGGAAAGTTTATTAGAAGGAAATTTGAAAAAGTTCAATAAATGTTATGTTGTTGCTTGTGGTACGGCTTACCATTCAGGTCTTGTAAGTAGAGAAATTTTAGAAAAGGCTTTGAGATTTCCAGTAATTGTTGATGTTGCTTCTGAATTTAGATATTCCGACAGAATGATTGATGATAAAACTTTAGTTATAATAATCAGTCAATCTGGAGAAACTGCTGATACTTTGGCTGCTCTTAGAGAAGCTAAAACTAAAGGAGCAACTATCTTGAGTGTTACAAATGTTGTAGGTTCTTCAATAGCTAGAGAATCTGACAATGTATTCTATACTTGGGCAGGTCCAGAAATTGCTGTTGCAAGTACTAAAGGATATACAACACAAGTTACAGCTCTTTATATGATTGCTTTGAAATTTGCAGAAATTTTAGGAACAATTTCTGACGATGAATATAAGAATATAATTAATCATTTAAAGGAATTGCCTAGTAAGATAGAATTATTATTAAAAGATACAGAAATTTACAAAAAAATTGCATTAGAATTAAAGGATAAGACTACTTGTTTCTATCTAGGAAGAGGTCTTGACTACTATACTGCTATGGAAAGTGCATTGAAATTAAAAGAAATTTCATATATTTACACTGAAAGCTTTGCAGCTGGAGAGTTAAAGCATGGAACTATTGCATTGATTGAGGACGGTACACCTGTTTTTGTAATTGCTACTCAAGAAAGATTGTATGAAAAAGTTATTTCAAATGTAAAAGAAGTTAAAGCTAGAGGAGCTAAAGTTTTTGAAATAACTCATTTAGATAACAATCTTGATGTTTCTGATGAAAGAATATTAATTCCTGGTACTATCGAAATTTTAATGCCTATAATTTCAGTTGTAGCAAGTCAACTTATTGCTTACTATGCATCATTAGCAAAGGGAAATGATGTTGACAAGCCAAGAAATTTAGCAAAATCTGTTACGGTTGAATAG
- a CDS encoding HAD family hydrolase, translating into MYKLIALDMDGTTFNENHEISDEVKDSLFYAMSKGVKIAFISGREEFTVKEILKNLNLDTYYGALNGSLISTTYSEVPKFVKSLEKKYIFDVLDIIENNGFSPIIFLKDFIFTKDSNDEYVEIISKFINPEIARVKDVKQYIKDNKLEEKVLKIGICQEYDVLKELDDKFTNTIKNEYTISFSLPFFLELMAKDTDKGSCLREICRLNNIDISETIAMGDGENDIPMLNICGLSIAMGNAMENVKKNVDYITDTNKNDGVAKAIRKFV; encoded by the coding sequence ATGTATAAGTTAATAGCGCTTGATATGGATGGCACTACTTTTAACGAAAATCATGAAATATCTGATGAAGTTAAAGATAGCTTATTTTATGCTATGAGTAAAGGTGTAAAAATCGCATTTATCTCAGGTAGAGAAGAATTTACAGTAAAAGAAATTTTAAAAAATTTAAATTTAGATACTTACTATGGAGCTTTAAACGGTAGTTTAATTTCTACAACTTATAGTGAGGTTCCAAAATTTGTAAAGAGTTTAGAAAAAAAGTATATTTTTGATGTTTTAGATATTATTGAAAATAACGGTTTTTCACCTATTATTTTCTTGAAGGATTTTATTTTTACCAAAGATTCAAATGATGAATATGTTGAAATTATTTCTAAATTTATAAATCCTGAAATAGCTAGAGTTAAAGATGTAAAACAATATATTAAAGATAATAAATTGGAAGAAAAAGTTTTGAAAATAGGAATTTGTCAAGAATATGATGTATTAAAAGAATTGGACGATAAATTTACCAATACCATAAAGAATGAATACACTATTTCTTTTTCTCTTCCATTTTTTCTTGAGTTAATGGCAAAAGATACGGATAAGGGCTCTTGTTTAAGAGAAATATGCAGACTTAACAATATTGATATATCTGAAACTATTGCAATGGGTGATGGAGAAAATGATATACCGATGCTAAATATTTGTGGACTTTCTATTGCAATGGGAAATGCAATGGAAAATGTTAAGAAAAATGTTGATTATATAACTGATACGAATAAAAATGATGGGGTTGCAAAAGCCATAAGAAAATTTGTTTAG
- a CDS encoding GspE/PulE family protein, protein MEKNFVEKIENVESFVNDIILNAIKNNASDIHFEPREDNFYIRYRIDGELIDIYQINSFNAPIIISRIKIISKMDITIKRMPQDGRLDFDYNGNLVDIRVASVPVILGEKIVMRILNAGNFKIDIENLGLYDEERQLIENIIKSPNGVLIISGPTGSGKSSTLYSFVKKLQNENINIITLEDPVEVRISGINQININSALGLDFATGLRAMLRQDFEVGLVGEMRDRETANIALRAGITGHLIFTTLHTADTVSAIIRLLNLGIENYVISSGVIAILSQRLVRKLCPKCKIKRDLTNFEKEIFKKNNLETPEYIYEKCGCEHCNRGYIGRTLILESLILDDEIKEIINGNCNSVRLYEYFKKNGNESLYKNGLRKIADGITSFEEVNKILFSLGEF, encoded by the coding sequence ATGGAAAAGAATTTTGTTGAAAAAATCGAAAATGTAGAAAGTTTTGTAAATGATATTATTCTAAATGCAATAAAGAACAATGCTTCAGATATACATTTTGAGCCTAGAGAAGACAATTTTTATATAAGATATAGAATTGACGGAGAACTTATTGATATTTATCAAATAAATAGTTTTAATGCTCCAATTATTATTTCTCGTATAAAAATTATTTCAAAAATGGATATTACAATTAAGAGAATGCCACAAGATGGAAGACTGGATTTTGATTATAATGGAAATTTAGTTGACATTAGAGTTGCATCAGTTCCTGTAATTTTGGGTGAAAAAATTGTAATGAGAATTTTAAATGCAGGAAATTTTAAAATTGACATAGAAAATCTAGGATTATATGACGAAGAAAGGCAATTAATTGAAAATATAATAAAAAGTCCAAACGGAGTTCTAATTATAAGTGGTCCTACGGGAAGTGGAAAGTCATCTACATTGTATTCATTTGTAAAAAAATTACAAAATGAAAATATCAACATAATTACTTTGGAAGATCCTGTTGAAGTTAGAATTAGTGGAATAAATCAAATAAATATAAATTCAGCTTTGGGACTTGACTTTGCGACTGGTCTTAGAGCGATGTTAAGACAAGATTTTGAAGTCGGATTAGTTGGAGAGATGAGAGATAGAGAAACTGCAAATATTGCTCTAAGAGCAGGAATAACAGGACATCTTATCTTTACGACTTTGCATACTGCAGACACGGTTTCAGCAATAATAAGACTTTTGAATTTAGGAATAGAAAATTATGTTATTTCTTCAGGTGTAATAGCAATTTTATCTCAAAGACTTGTTAGAAAACTTTGCCCAAAATGTAAAATTAAAAGAGATTTAACAAATTTTGAAAAAGAGATTTTTAAGAAAAATAATCTTGAAACACCTGAATATATCTATGAAAAATGTGGTTGTGAACATTGCAATAGAGGATATATTGGTAGAACTTTAATTTTGGAATCTTTAATTTTAGATGATGAAATAAAAGAAATAATAAATGGAAATTGTAATAGTGTAAGACTTTATGAATATTTTAAGAAAAATGGAAATGAAAGTTTATATAAAAACGGATTAAGAAAAATTGCAGATGGAATAACGAGTTTTGAGGAAGTAAATAAAATTTTATTTTCATTAGGAGAATTTTAA